GATCGCCGCCCGTTCGGTCGAGGCGGCGGCCGAGACCGCGCTCGGCGTGATGGCGAGCGAGGTCGCGCCCTTCTGGCTCGAGGTGGGCGGACCCGGCGCTCTGCCCGAGGGGCCGGGCGACGGGGCCGCGGTCGTGATCGGCCTCGCCGGCATCGCGGAGGAGGTGGCGCACGCCCGGGCGCGCACGCTGGACCTCGCGCGGGCGCGTGGTCTCCGCGCCATCAGCGTCGCGGACGGCGCGCCGCTGCGCACGCGGCTCGCGGACTTCGCGCTCGAGCCGGCGGCGGCCGTGCTCCGTGCCGCCATGCTGCCGACCGAGGTCGGCGAGTTCCTGGCGCGGGCGAGCCGATCCGGCACCGCGCTCCGCTGCCTCGCGCACGCGGCGAGCGGCGTGGTGCGGGTGGCGGTCCCCGAGGCGCGCGCCGTCGCCGGGCTCGTCGCGGCGCTCCGGCCGGGGCTCCAGGCGCGCGGCGGCTCGCTCGTGGTCGAGCGGGCGACGCCGGACGTGAAGGCGCAGGTCGACGTATGGGGCGACCCGGGAGAGGGCGTCGCGCTCATGCGCGGCCTCAAGGCGGCGTTCGACCCGGGCGGTCTCTTCGCCCCCGGGCGGTTCGTCGCGGGGATATGAGGGAGGGCAAGCAACGATGATCCTCGAGCATCGCGGGAAACGGCCCCACATCCACGCCTCGGCCTACGTCGCGCCCAACGCCACCGTCTGCGGTGACGTGACCGTCGGCGCCGAGAGCCGCGTCCTTTTCGGCGCCGTCCTCACCGCCGAGAGCGGCCCGGTCACGATCGGCGAGCGGTGCATCATCATGGAGAACGCGGTGATCCGCGGCGTCGCGCACCATCCCGCGTCGCTCGGCGACCACGTGCTGGTCGGGCCGCACGCGCATCTCAGCGGCTGCCGCGTCGAGGACGACGTCTTCATCGCCACCGGTGCCTGCATCTTCAACGGCGCCACCATCGGCGCGCGCGCGACCGTCCGCATCCGCGGCATCGTGCACATCCGGACGCGGATTCATGCCGACACGGTCGTGCCGATCGGCTGGGTGGCGCTCGGCGATCCGGTGCGCCTCTTCTCGCCCAAGGACCACGAGGAGATCTCGAAGCTGCTCGCCGGGCTCGACTTCGCGCGCACCGTGTTCGGCGACCAGGCGGCGCCGCGCGGCGAGACCCGCATGCCCGAGCGCAGCCGGCGCTACGCGCGCGCGCTCGGCGCGCACAAGGACGACCGCATTGTCGAGCCCTGAGCCCCGCTTCGTCGCGCGCGAGAAGCTCCTCACCTGCGTCCACTGCGGGCTCTGCCTCGCCGCGTGCCCGACCTACGTGGAGCTCGGTGTGGAGGCCGACTCGCCGCGCGGCCGCATCCACCTGATCCGCGCGCTGGAAGAGGGGCAGCTGGCGCCCACGCCCGAGGTCATCCGGCACCTGGACCTCTGCCTCGGCTGCCGCGCGTGCGAGACCGCCTGCCCGTCGGGCGTCGAGTACGGCGCACTCATCGAGGCGGCGCGGCCGTACGTCGAGCGCTTCCGGCCGGCGCCGGCGCGCTGGGGGCGGCGAGCGCTTGTGGCTGTGCTGACGACGCCGGCGCTCCGGCGCGCGGCGTTCGCGCTGATGCGGCCGCTGGGTGGCGCGCGGTGGGTCAGTCGCCTGGCGCGGCGCCTCCGGAGCCCGTGGCTCGCGTATGTGGCTGCGCTCCCGGGCGCCGCCCGCGCCCCGGGTCTGCCCTCCTCGGTGCTCGAGCCGGAGGGGCAGCCGCGCGGCACCGCGGTGCTGCTCACGGGCTGTGTCGCGGAGACGGCCTTCGGAAGGACCAACGTC
This genomic window from Deltaproteobacteria bacterium contains:
- a CDS encoding gamma carbonic anhydrase family protein, producing the protein MILEHRGKRPHIHASAYVAPNATVCGDVTVGAESRVLFGAVLTAESGPVTIGERCIIMENAVIRGVAHHPASLGDHVLVGPHAHLSGCRVEDDVFIATGACIFNGATIGARATVRIRGIVHIRTRIHADTVVPIGWVALGDPVRLFSPKDHEEISKLLAGLDFARTVFGDQAAPRGETRMPERSRRYARALGAHKDDRIVEP